The following proteins come from a genomic window of Halomarina ordinaria:
- a CDS encoding GNAT family N-acetyltransferase: MTVTIERTEDETEWNRLVDRSPQTAVCHRHEWIRTIAEFSDARLHPLVGYRGDDPVGLLPLFDLRKGPVSVVFSPPPDVGVEYLGPALVSEDGSRRSRDAACREFVESCLEYVESELAPQFVYLKTTTRFEDVRPFQWNGFDVEPKFTFVVDVGDDPERLQAGFSRSLRRTLNTEFERPYEVTVGGESTVAFVHREMRNRYEAQGKRFAIDLDYVKALYERLPEGSVLPYRCEVDGELVGGKVCVGHEGVLYSWLESGIPDPDFPVNEVTTWEILRDAPSRGVTAYDLYGADVANIAFFKSKFNPDLVHSYTVSKGSLPMRLLERVYRRL; this comes from the coding sequence ATGACCGTAACGATAGAACGAACCGAGGACGAAACGGAGTGGAACCGACTCGTCGACCGGTCCCCGCAGACCGCCGTCTGTCACCGCCACGAGTGGATACGGACGATAGCGGAGTTCAGCGACGCGCGCCTGCACCCGCTCGTCGGGTACCGGGGGGACGACCCGGTCGGTCTCTTGCCCCTGTTCGACCTCCGGAAGGGGCCGGTGAGCGTCGTCTTCTCGCCGCCGCCGGACGTCGGCGTCGAGTACCTCGGTCCGGCGCTCGTCTCCGAGGACGGGTCGCGCCGCAGCCGCGACGCGGCCTGTCGGGAGTTCGTCGAGAGCTGTCTCGAGTACGTCGAGTCTGAACTCGCGCCGCAGTTCGTCTACCTGAAGACGACCACCCGGTTCGAGGACGTCCGACCGTTCCAGTGGAACGGCTTCGACGTCGAACCGAAGTTCACGTTCGTCGTCGACGTCGGCGACGACCCGGAGCGACTCCAGGCGGGCTTCTCGCGGAGCCTTCGACGGACGCTGAACACGGAGTTCGAGCGCCCCTACGAGGTCACGGTGGGCGGCGAATCGACCGTCGCGTTCGTCCACCGCGAGATGCGAAACCGCTACGAGGCACAGGGCAAGCGCTTCGCCATCGACCTCGACTACGTGAAAGCGCTCTACGAGCGCCTCCCCGAGGGGTCCGTCCTTCCATACCGCTGCGAGGTGGACGGCGAACTCGTCGGGGGGAAAGTCTGCGTCGGACACGAGGGGGTCCTCTACTCCTGGCTCGAGTCGGGCATCCCCGACCCCGACTTCCCCGTCAACGAGGTCACCACCTGGGAGATACTCCGCGACGCACCGTCGCGGGGCGTGACGGCCTACGACCTCTACGGGGCGGACGTGGCGAACATCGCGTTCTTCAAGTCGAAGTTCAACCCCGACCTCGTTCACTCGTACACCGTCTCGAAAGGGTCGCTCCCCATGCGCCTCCTCGAACGGGTCTACCGACGACTGTGA
- the asnB gene encoding asparagine synthase (glutamine-hydrolyzing), with protein sequence MCGIAGFTWSEPALLEEMTAVIECRGPDSDGSYVDDDVSLGHTRLAILDLSAAGHQPMASDDGEYVLLYNGEVYNHEALREELGAAGYRFHSGTDTETVLTAYVEWGADCVERFNGMFAFVVYDTRRERLFFARDHVGIKPLYYYHDGDRFVFASTIPAILEHDVETAPNPAAIRDFLLYNVTDHTRETFFENVYRFPSGHHGTYDLRTNELSLTEWWDLEFSGDFAGSYEAATDRVRSLLERSVERRLMSDVPVGTCLSGGIDSSAIACLLDRLGARDVETFSAVFSGFEKDESSYIRTVCEETGLANHAVEPDGTDLAATIVGFVESLGEPIPTPSPFAQSRVFSLANDEGVTVLLDGQGGDELFAGYHTFYGNYLYGLLRRGAFREATSELAGLVRGGESRLGLLSFGLLLAPDAVVDRYFRTRSNIAPALYDAPDARTGYMDEFTSLHTLHDALEFYLGRRLEHLLLYEDRNSMAVSREARVPFLDPEFMRFVASLPEGYIISDGTTKTVLRDAIEGVVPARVLARRDKIGYATPEHRWLRDVAIETLLYDWFCFAEPRCAPYVDVERTRRFVSEHYAGDRDHSSALWKSLFLEAWMRAFWSDDADTR encoded by the coding sequence ATGTGCGGGATAGCGGGATTCACCTGGTCGGAGCCAGCCCTCCTGGAGGAGATGACGGCGGTCATCGAGTGTCGGGGACCGGACAGCGACGGCTCGTACGTCGACGACGACGTCTCGCTCGGCCACACCCGACTCGCCATCCTCGACCTCTCGGCGGCGGGCCACCAGCCGATGGCGAGCGACGACGGGGAGTACGTCCTGTTGTACAATGGCGAGGTCTACAACCACGAGGCGCTCCGCGAGGAACTCGGGGCGGCGGGCTATCGCTTCCACTCGGGGACGGACACGGAGACGGTGCTCACGGCCTACGTCGAGTGGGGCGCCGACTGCGTCGAACGCTTCAACGGGATGTTCGCGTTCGTCGTCTACGACACGCGTCGCGAACGGCTGTTCTTCGCCCGCGACCACGTCGGCATCAAGCCCCTGTACTACTACCACGACGGGGACCGCTTCGTCTTCGCGTCGACCATCCCGGCCATCCTGGAACACGACGTCGAGACGGCCCCCAACCCGGCGGCGATACGGGACTTCCTCCTCTACAACGTCACCGACCACACGCGCGAGACGTTCTTCGAGAACGTCTACCGGTTCCCGAGCGGCCACCACGGGACCTACGACCTGCGGACGAACGAACTCTCGCTGACCGAGTGGTGGGACCTCGAGTTCTCGGGGGACTTCGCGGGGAGCTACGAGGCGGCCACCGACCGGGTCCGGTCGTTGCTCGAGCGGAGCGTCGAGCGTCGCCTCATGAGCGACGTCCCCGTGGGGACCTGCCTCAGCGGCGGTATCGACTCGTCGGCCATCGCGTGCCTGCTCGACCGCCTCGGCGCGCGGGACGTCGAGACGTTCTCGGCCGTGTTCTCCGGGTTCGAGAAGGACGAGTCGTCGTACATCCGGACGGTGTGCGAGGAGACGGGCCTCGCGAACCACGCCGTCGAACCGGACGGGACGGACCTCGCCGCGACCATCGTCGGGTTCGTCGAGAGCCTCGGCGAACCGATACCCACGCCGAGTCCGTTCGCGCAGTCGCGGGTGTTCTCGCTGGCGAACGACGAGGGGGTCACGGTGCTGCTCGACGGCCAGGGCGGGGACGAACTGTTCGCCGGCTACCACACGTTCTACGGGAACTACCTCTACGGTCTCCTGCGGCGAGGCGCGTTTCGCGAGGCCACGAGCGAACTCGCGGGACTGGTCCGGGGAGGCGAGAGCCGCCTCGGTCTCCTGTCGTTCGGCCTCCTGCTCGCGCCGGACGCCGTCGTCGACCGGTACTTCCGGACCCGGTCGAACATCGCGCCGGCGCTGTACGACGCCCCCGACGCCCGGACGGGCTACATGGACGAGTTCACCTCCCTGCACACGCTCCACGACGCCCTCGAGTTCTACCTCGGCCGACGGCTCGAACACCTGTTGCTCTACGAGGACCGCAACTCGATGGCCGTCTCACGGGAGGCGCGCGTCCCGTTCCTCGACCCGGAGTTCATGCGGTTCGTCGCCAGCCTCCCCGAGGGGTACATCATCTCCGACGGGACGACGAAGACCGTCCTCCGAGACGCCATCGAGGGGGTGGTCCCGGCGCGTGTCCTCGCCCGACGCGACAAGATCGGGTACGCGACGCCCGAACACCGGTGGCTCCGGGACGTCGCCATCGAGACGCTACTGTACGACTGGTTCTGTTTCGCCGAACCGCGCTGCGCCCCGTACGTCGACGTCGAGCGTACCAGGCGATTCGTGTCGGAACACTACGCGGGCGACCGCGACCACAGTTCGGCCCTCTGGAAGAGCCTCTTCCTCGAGGCGTGGATGCGCGCGTTCTGGTCGGACGACGCGGACACCCGGTGA
- a CDS encoding Gfo/Idh/MocA family protein, whose amino-acid sequence MTRCPPTPVRAGVVGVGSIGQHHARNYANLSGAELVGVVDTDVDRAAGVAEEYGTTACSLDELFASVDAVSVAVPTTHHHQVASTAIDRGVHVLVEKPLASSREECLDLIARARANGVTLQVGHVERFNPAVEALGDIVADLDLIAVEAHRLGPPLSREMDDTAVLDLMIHDIDVVLSLVDEPVVSVDARGVLDNQHVTATLSFENGVIATLTASRVTQQKVRQLSVTAADCRVNTDYTDQSVMIHRQSVPEYVENWDSISYRSQSVIELPTIETGEPLERELVSFLDSVRSGDPPVVTGEDGYRAFELAMEIDRIARGDEQLQSQVP is encoded by the coding sequence GTGACCCGGTGTCCTCCCACGCCGGTCCGGGCCGGCGTCGTCGGCGTCGGGAGTATCGGTCAACACCACGCGCGTAACTACGCGAACCTCTCGGGTGCAGAACTGGTCGGCGTCGTCGACACCGACGTCGACCGGGCGGCCGGGGTCGCAGAGGAGTACGGGACCACCGCGTGCTCCCTCGACGAACTGTTCGCCTCGGTCGACGCCGTCTCCGTGGCGGTCCCGACTACCCATCACCATCAGGTCGCCTCGACCGCCATCGACCGCGGCGTACACGTCCTGGTCGAGAAACCCCTCGCGAGTTCCCGAGAGGAGTGTCTCGACCTCATCGCCCGTGCTCGCGCGAACGGCGTCACGCTCCAGGTCGGGCACGTCGAGCGGTTCAACCCGGCGGTCGAGGCGCTCGGGGACATCGTCGCCGACCTCGACCTCATCGCCGTCGAGGCGCACCGACTCGGACCGCCGCTCAGTCGAGAGATGGACGACACCGCGGTCCTCGACCTGATGATACACGACATCGACGTCGTGCTCTCCCTGGTCGACGAACCGGTCGTCTCGGTCGACGCACGGGGCGTCCTCGACAACCAGCACGTCACGGCCACGCTGTCCTTCGAGAACGGAGTCATCGCGACGCTCACCGCGAGTCGCGTGACCCAGCAGAAGGTCCGACAGCTCTCGGTGACGGCGGCCGACTGCCGCGTCAACACCGATTACACCGACCAGAGCGTGATGATACACCGCCAGTCCGTCCCGGAGTACGTCGAGAACTGGGACTCCATCAGCTACCGGAGCCAGAGCGTCATCGAACTCCCGACCATCGAGACGGGCGAACCGCTCGAGCGGGAACTCGTCTCGTTCCTCGACAGCGTCCGCTCCGGCGACCCGCCCGTCGTCACCGGCGAGGACGGCTACCGGGCGTTCGAACTGGCGATGGAGATCGACCGTATCGCTCGCGGCGACGAACAGCTCCAGTCGCAGGTCCCATGA
- a CDS encoding nucleotide sugar dehydrogenase — MTGRPDGPSSVAREETALDVSLARALEAGDVTVAVYGLGKMGLPLATVFAERVGDVVGVDVDAERVRVINAGECPLDREPGVPALLAEQVERGRFVATTDGERASADASVHVLIVPTLLTAERTPDLSILLDVLETIAPGIDPGDLLCVECTVPPGTCRDVVVPTVAFAGSVDPGAFGVASCPERTASGRALRDIRGAYPKVVGGVDAASTRAAVALYGRITDNEVLRVRDATTAESVKLFEGLYRDVNIALANELARLTDDLAIDVREAVDAANTQPLCDILDPGPGVGGHCIPWYPYFVMNSVERETPLLRTARAVNDAMPAYTVETLAEQLRRRGETLAGATVAVFGVTYRPGVHETRATPALPVVSLLREGGASVLVVDPLVDDFEAFDARPVALDAVADADVDAAILLTAHEEFDDLDWGAFGECVVVDGRDAIRGETGGAHVYTLGRGVRRDGKATPDSRHTGGEP, encoded by the coding sequence ATGACTGGACGACCAGATGGTCCGTCGTCGGTCGCGCGCGAGGAGACGGCACTCGACGTGTCGCTGGCGCGCGCGCTGGAGGCGGGCGACGTGACGGTCGCGGTGTACGGCCTCGGCAAGATGGGCCTGCCGCTCGCGACCGTCTTCGCCGAGCGAGTCGGCGACGTCGTCGGCGTGGACGTCGACGCCGAGCGGGTCCGAGTCATCAACGCCGGCGAGTGCCCGCTCGACCGCGAACCGGGGGTGCCTGCGCTGCTCGCTGAACAGGTCGAGCGAGGACGGTTCGTGGCGACGACGGACGGCGAGCGCGCGAGCGCCGACGCGTCGGTCCACGTCCTCATCGTCCCGACGCTGCTCACGGCCGAGCGGACGCCGGACCTCTCGATACTCCTCGACGTCCTCGAGACCATCGCACCGGGAATCGACCCGGGCGACCTGCTCTGCGTCGAGTGTACCGTCCCGCCAGGGACGTGCCGGGACGTGGTCGTCCCGACCGTCGCGTTCGCCGGCAGCGTCGACCCCGGGGCGTTCGGCGTCGCGTCCTGTCCCGAGCGGACGGCCAGCGGCCGCGCGCTCCGGGACATCCGGGGGGCGTACCCGAAGGTCGTCGGCGGGGTCGACGCGGCGAGCACGCGGGCGGCCGTCGCCCTCTACGGACGAATCACTGACAACGAGGTACTTCGCGTCCGCGACGCGACGACGGCGGAGTCGGTCAAACTGTTCGAGGGACTCTACCGCGACGTCAACATCGCGCTCGCGAACGAACTCGCGCGCCTCACCGACGACCTTGCCATCGACGTCCGGGAGGCCGTCGACGCGGCGAACACCCAACCGCTCTGTGACATCCTCGACCCCGGCCCGGGCGTCGGAGGCCACTGTATCCCCTGGTATCCGTACTTCGTCATGAACAGCGTCGAGCGGGAGACGCCGTTGCTCCGGACGGCCCGCGCGGTCAACGACGCCATGCCCGCCTACACCGTCGAGACGCTCGCCGAGCAGTTGCGTCGCCGGGGCGAGACGCTGGCGGGCGCGACGGTCGCCGTCTTCGGCGTGACGTATCGGCCAGGGGTACACGAGACGCGCGCGACGCCCGCACTCCCGGTCGTCTCGCTGCTTCGCGAGGGCGGCGCGTCGGTGCTCGTCGTCGACCCGCTGGTCGACGACTTCGAGGCGTTCGACGCCCGCCCGGTGGCGCTCGATGCGGTCGCGGACGCCGACGTCGACGCCGCCATACTGCTGACGGCCCACGAGGAGTTCGACGACCTCGACTGGGGCGCGTTCGGCGAGTGCGTCGTCGTCGACGGTCGCGACGCCATCCGGGGAGAGACGGGCGGCGCCCACGTCTACACGCTCGGTCGAGGGGTGCGGCGAGACGGGAAAGCGACTCCCGACAGCCGGCACACGGGAGGCGAGCCATGA